One window of Pithys albifrons albifrons isolate INPA30051 chromosome 18, PitAlb_v1, whole genome shotgun sequence genomic DNA carries:
- the HELZ2 gene encoding 3'-5' exoribonuclease HELZ2 encodes MPSANGPKVPLDSLQKQLELLLVCSKCSVKENEITYHPREVEHNCMYEILLARCRSHRSTAWRKVSRRPGFPNPAHYAVCRYYVMGLGCSRHKNQCTFAWSAEEAKVWNFEREHQLEHRWLKAAVLQAQLGDHLSSAPHATAGAAGEITSEFGGHFQEICRHCFFSCPQRISVVGRGRLCESHRTSEALLVHVVLDSQKKQQYTAIRPCPEFISTLSYCRFVSQGQPCRHGPQRCRYAHSDVEMAVWQAEREDDLLRSDLLPPVSSCSTNGDTVAPTPVHFYCRICLVTFSSQESFENHCSSIEHVQMLSADSSVQWVHRAPPLGLTKFTLCSRAELCEMGNSCTKAHSKEELQEWIQRVKIAVKKKKQALKDGLLSYQDRLIDEYRKCSNEVLIMSENVAGARVVCEQPLHVQLQDRKMKYQWKFKVYTQMSLQHVALLKREPGVNFYFSGNGLSQRLQYIRGEHVTIVSSSPRAALVEVSMECCTLGVFEQWVVFDFGKRPVLMKKLKVKVGRRETPQHVPRSRESVRPVNFERWDRGNRIIVPSMPRTDEDVDLMAKYKPPALALDCQREGDAAVPITRVNYRERMHSFLFREEEAEQALIAKLNLRVRITLTQMLQSLSMGMKIALSGELFAEVPTPYNLSPDTDEGYLLSRSVPTAFLAPDPPVDNRVYEVFVEHKATTEKTIWLQIPNRCCSELNFKANTSHKVEIQFQIDQLLFRQWHRAVDCLLDEKLVMPDVASCTIPYSSESPQKGNRKQKQAISFITGQTITSRQVPPLLIYGPFGTGKTFTLAMATLEILRQPDTRVLICTHTNSAADIYIREYFHNYVTSGHPWAVPLRIISTDRPITLTDPITQMYCCLSPDQLSFRHPTQAEIDKHHVIITTSMLSKDLKVPPGYFTHIMIDEAAQMLECEALVPLSYATFETRIVLAGDHMQITPKLFCLGGGQSADYTLLNRLFHFYKKETHEVAMKSRIIFSENYRSTAGIIEFVSKHFYIGNGNAIRASGNIPPHPEFYPLMFCHVSGVAERDISMISWHNASEIIQIVEKVKEIYQRWPDEWGVRDLKRICVVSHGMQVSATRQELRKKQLQDVVVENYENLPGREFRVIIISTVHTSESLRVSASHHLEFFNEARVLNTIMTRAQSLVVAVGDAVALCSHGQCSKVWKRFIQQCIDKGSIFPENLTMAQIKQAACDKESWSRSPEGNEEDSDTDSSSSEDECVNPDDPILQELLDESKNVLVTVSEEGLLNVKSEASNLWADKQEYVSFSSQMMQQYLHMHPKMYKRCELVKEGFDRASAFTLNDSPAMNIQIKGRVHCGTAFTGDEVLVELLQSSAANSSSHHPQGKVVGILKRAERDRTFICMMDEFDPRVMIPIDPTVTKIFVPGLKEKPNVVPIRQLINGRYRVISCEKINQGTRRCQLFCVQVISWREGFYYPLGIVTHILHTALTLEEGLKILALEYGLENKYPAAVTRELSNYTSSSLNLTKEPLKDCRSYPTFTVDPQGARDLDDAISVRDLGHHYEIGIHIADVAGIIPKGCALDLEAKKRGVTYYAPKQEPLCMFPPHISQDVCSLLPQKDRRVISLFVTIEKKTDRMLEEFFATSVIRSDRQLSYEEAELCIKNCYRGAANTLRFDTLEDCIAVAYHFSRIHRKFRLQEDCFYERLDEESFPGKRGSHQMIEELMIMFNSFVAEFLTDKEVTRNVTPLRCQCEPSLIQLTQMKDKYNHIVPLSIHLSHHLGEVSPGQDSPTTAEFSLLAPIWEHLQSAVSVRDFHKMLDLVATDDIHPKLAPVALEFRRLLSRSYFCRSNSTVQSKAGHYSLHVDSYTWASSPIRRYVDVVVQRHLHSVLHKKSLVYSVDDVDFLCHDFNRKNFQATMYKKRAHCLQMATQLKSQVLQKTAFVVDIEETSRFFKALFPLNKESLPDPQKINYRSLQLIEQPLFIQDQSSIRLMWKRRMYSAETKEHHLQEGPLCDQSVVFCTQTWQDVLKAIRSEDFERAASLLQESKHLYRRQTGWVQRSPCSHYMELWLELSAGDALQFQLATDVFRGFLVPFVQLWCVAPGFDVCLQHTEKPIDCFSAYATLQSKDRYRNTAEYTKVWMPMNAMESASCAVAENDSIVLHDIKITWARQRTSEGQLQGSFTLYKEWLKECSIEVDFMQCYLCIRLGGLKLGSLQSDEENLSHGLQNLSLLDKGRPENKLVVDPDTYTWVAHGVTEEFSDDDKSDRSSQKTVNFYIHYMSMENIPVEISQASARFTVELIPKMLPDIRKEKALWRLQHASDLAISIALGNKPPPKVTTSRILRQGSFDIPGSNRTLNQSQNQAILKALRDSFTLIQGPPGTGKTVVGTHIVYWFHKLNEESIENDKTPYLKEEKHKKGKYILYCGPSNKSVDVVAEMLLNIKTLKPLRVYGEAIEVMEFPYPGSNRQLSRKSLRDSKPKRELREIILHHRIRQPSSPFWQQICHFDSRMKNGELITEKETEQYKHWLSQGRRYQLERHNIILCTCTSSAFNILEGLNVRQIIIDECAMSTEPETLIPLVSHCRAEKVVLVGDHKQLQPVVHNDVCKTLGMETSLFERYQAQAWMLDIQYRMHQGICEFPSREFYETRLKTWPHLNRRPSVLHHRDNSCCPIIFGHVEGREQSLTISTEEGNENSKANLDEVAQAVRIAKQLALDGTIRPENIAILSPYNAQVSEINKSLLREGIHRVTVCTIMKSQGSEWKYVILTTVRSCPRSEIDKTPTKSWQKKYLGFVTDPHQVNVGITRAQEGLCIIGNRYLLECNPLWKRLLQHYRQRNCCTAAQEIRVRRTPVIR; translated from the exons ATGCCATCGGCCAACGGCCCCAAAGTGCCACTGGACAGCCTCCagaagcagctggagctgctcctggtcTGCTCCAAGTGCAGCGTGAAAGAGAATGAGATCACCTACCACCCGCGGGAGGTGGAGCACAATTGCATGTACGAGATCCTGCTGGCCCGCTGCCGCAGCCACCGGAGCACAGCCTGGAGGAAGGTGTCCCGGCGGCCCGGCTTCCCCAACCCGGCACACTACGCCGTGTGCAGGTACTATGTGatggggctgggctgcagcaggcacAAGAACCAGTGCACCTTTGCCTGGAGTGCGGAGGAGGCCAAGGTCTGGAACTTTGAGAGGGAGCACCAGCTGGAGCACCGCTGGCTGAAGGCGGCAgtactgcaggcacagctgggggatcacctcagcagtgccccccaCGCCACTGCTGGCGCTGCCGGGGAGATCACCAGCGAGTTCGGGGGGCACTTCCAGGAGATCTGCAGGCACTGCTTTTTCAGCTGCCCCCAGCGCATCTCGGTGGTTGGCCGCGGGCGGCTCTGCGAGTCCCACCGCACCTCGGAGGCGCTGCTGGTGCACGTGGTGTTGGACAGCCAGAAGAAGCAGCAGTACACAGCCATCCGCCCCTGCCCCGAGTTCATCTCGACCCTCAGCTACTGCCGGTTCGTGtcccagggccagccctgccGGCACGGCCCGCAGCGCTGCCGCTACGCCCACAGTGACGTGGAGATGGCCGTGTGGCAGGCGGAGAGGGAGGACGATTTGCTGCGCTCCGACCTGCTGCCACCcgtgagcagctgcagcaccaacGGCGACACAGTGGCACCCACACCGGTGCACTTCTACTGCCGGATCTGCTTGGTGACCTTCAGCTCGCAGGAGAGCTTTGAGAACCACTGCTCCTCCATCGAGCACGTGCAGATGCTCTCGGCTGACAGCTCCGTGCAGTGGGTGCACCGAGCGCCGCCGCTCGGGCTCACCAAGTTCACGCTGTGTAGCAG GGCGGAGTTGTGTGAAATGGGCAATAGCTGCACCAAGGCTCATTccaaagaggagctgcaggagtggATCCAGAGGGTGAAAattgctgtgaagaaaaagaagcaagcCCTGAAGGATGGGCTCTTGTCCTATCAGGACAGGCTAATTGATGAATATCGCAAGTGCTCCAACGAGGTGTTAATT ATGTCTGAGAATGTTGCGGGTGCCCGAGTTGTGTGTGAGCAGCCTCTGCACgtgcagctgcaggacaggaaGATGAAATATCAGTGGAAGTTCAAGGTCTACACTCAG ATGTCTCTGCAGCACGTGGCCCTGCTGAAGCGAGAACCTGGAGTCAACTTCTACTTCTCGGGGAATGGCCTTTCCCAGCGCCTCCAGTACATTCGGGGGGAGCACGTGACCATCGTGTCCTCCTCGCCCCGCGCCGCACTGGTGGAGGTCAGCATGGAGTGCTGCACGCTGGGGGTCTTTGAGCAGTGGGTGGTCTTTGACTTTGGGAAACGCCCCGTCCTCATGAAGAAGCTCAAGGTGAAGGTGGGCCGGCGGGAGACCCCCCAGCACGTCCCCAGAAGCAGGGAGAGCGTCCGGCCAGTCAACTTTGAGCGCTGGGATAGAGGCAACCGGATCATCGTTCCCAGCATGCCAAGGACTGATGAAGATGTGGATCTGATGGCAAAGTACAAACCTCCTGCTCTTGCACTGGATTGCCAAAGGGAGGGTGATGCAGCGGTTCCCATCACCCGGGTCAACTATCGTGAGAGGATGCACAGCTTCCTCTTCCGTGAGGAAGAAGCTGAGCAGGCTCTGATTGCCAA aCTCAACCTGCGGGTCCGCATCACCCTGACGCAGATGCTGCAGAGCCTCTCCATGGGGATGAAGATTGCTCTCTCTGGGGAGCTGTTTGCTGAAGTGCCTACCCCGTACAACCTCTCACCAGACACGGACGAGGGGTACCTGCTGAGCAGGTCTGTGCCCACGGCTTTCCTGGCGCCTGACCCACCTGTAGACAACCGGGTTTATGAAGTTTTTGTGGAGCACAAAGCTACCACAGAGAAGACCATCTGGCTACAGATACCAAACAGATGCTGCTCGGAGCTGAACTTCAAGGCAAACACCTCCCACAAGGTGGAGATCCAGTTCCAAATTGACCAGCTGCTGTTCCGGCAGTGGCACCGGGCTGTGGACTGCCTGTTGGATGAGAAGCTGGTCATGCCAGATGTTGCCAGCTGCACCATCCCCTACTCTTCTGAGTCACCACAGAAAGGGAATAGGAAGCAGAAACAAGCTATCTCCTTCATCACGGGCCAGACCATCACCAGCCGGCAGGTCCCACCTCTGCTCATCTACGGACCTTTCGGCACAGGGAAGACGTTCACCCTGGCCATGGCCACCTTGGAGATCCTCAGGCAGCCCGACACGCGGGTGCTGATCTGCACTCACACAAACAG TGCTGCTGACATCTACATCAGGGAGTATTTCCACAACTACGTGACCAGTGGGCACCCGTGGGCTGTTCCACTGAGGATCATCTCCACCGACCGCCCCATCACCCTGACAGACCCCATCACTCAGATGTACTGCTGCCTCTCGCCAGACCAGCTCTCCTTCCGGCACCCCACGCAGGCAGAGATCGACAAGCACCACGTCATTATTACCACCTCCATGCTGTCCAAGGACCTGAAGGTTCCCCCAGGCTACTTCACCCACATCATGATCGACGAGGCCGCGCAGATGCTGGAGTGTGAGGCTTTGGTTCCGCTGTCCTACGCCACCTTTGAGACCCGGATTGTCCTCGCCGGGGATCATATGCAGATAACCCCAAAGCTTTTCTGTCTTGGGGGTGGGCAGTCTGCTGACTACACCCTCCTGAACCGGCTCTTTCATTTCTACAAGAAGGAGACGCATGAAGTGGCCATGAAGAGCAGGATCATCTTCAGTGAGAATTACCGTTCCACTGCAGGCATCATTGAGTTTGTCTCCAAACACTTCTACATTGGCAATGGCAATGCTATCCGTGCCAGTGGGAACATCCCACCCCATCCTGAATTCTACCCACTCATGTTCTGCCACGTCTCTGGCGTGGCTGAAAGGGATATCTCCATGATTTCTTGGCACAACGCCTCCGAGATAATACAAATCGTTGAGAAAGTGAAGGAGATCTATCAGAGGTGGCCAGATGAGTGGGGTGTCCGGGATCTGAAGAGGATCTGTGTGGTCTCCCATGGAATGCAG GTTTCTGCAACAAGACAAGAGCTGAGGAAAAAGCAACTGCAAGATGTGGTGGTGGAGAACTACGAAAACTTGCCAG GGCGGGAATTTCGGGTCATCATCATCAGCACGGTCCACACCAGCGAGAGCCTGCGTGTCTCAGCCTCCCACCACCTGGAGTTCTTCAACGAGGCCAGAGTGCTCAACACCATCATGACCCGGGCTCAGTCACTCGTGGTTGCAGTGGGGGATGCCGTGGCCTTGTGCTCCCATGGCCAGTGCAGCAAGGTGTGGAAACGCTTCATCCAGCAGTGCATTGACAAGGGGAGCATCTTCCCAGAGAACCTGACAATGGCCCAGATCAAACAGGCTGCGTGTGACAaggagagctggagcagaagcCCAGAGGGGAATGAGGAGGACAGCGACACAGATTCCTCGAGTTCTGAGGATGAGTGCGTGAATCCCGACGATCCCATCCTCCAGGAACTCCTGGATGAGAGCAAGAACGTGCTGGTGACAGTGTCCGAAGAAGGGCTGCTGAATGTGAAGTCTGAGGCTTCAAACCTGTGGGCAGACAAGCAGGAATACGTCAGCTTCTCTTCTCAGATGATGCAGCAGTATCTGCACATGCACCCCAAAATGTACAAGAGATGCGAGCTGGTTAAAGAGGGCTTCGACAGAGCTTCTGCCTTCACCCTCAATGACTCCCCTGCCATGAACATTCAGATCAAGGGCAGAGTTCACTGCGGGACAGCCTTCACTGGGGATGAGGTGCTGGTGGAactcctgcagagcagtgcggccaacagcagcagccaccaccCGCAGGGGAAGGTGGTGGGGATCCTGAAGCGTGCCGAGAGGGACCGGACCTTCATTTGCATGATGGACGAGTTTGATCCCCGGGTGATGATACCCATCGATCCCACTGTCACCAAAATATTTGTCCCAGGGCTGAAGGAGAAACCCAATGTTGTTCCCATCCGCCAGCTCATCAATGGGAGGTACAGAGTGATCAGCTGTGAGAAGATCAACCAGGGGACGAGGAGGTGCCAGTTATTCTGTGTCCAGGTTATCTCCTGGCGAGAGGGGTTTTACTACCCTTTGGGGATAGTAACGCATATCCTGCATACAGCGTTGACTTTGGAAGAAGGCTTAAAGATCCTTGCCTTGGAGTATGGTTTGGAGAATAAATATCCAGCTGCTGTCACCAGGGAGTTATCCAACTACACCTCCAGCAGCCTAAACCTCACCAAGGAACCTCTGAAGGACTGTCGGAGTTACCCAACCTTCACAGTGGACCCCCAGGGTGCCAGAGATTTGGATGATGCCATCAGCGTTAGGGATCTCGGGCATCACTATGAGATTGGGATCCACATCGCGGATGTGGCTGGCATCATTCCCAAAGGCTGTGCCTTGGACCTGGAAGCAAAGAAACGAGGTGTCACTTACTACGCTCCCAAGCAGGAGCCTCTGTGCATGTTCCCACCCCACATTAGCCAGGATGTCTGCAGCCTCCTGCCACAGAAAGATCGACGGGTGATCTCCTTGTTTGTCACCATAGAAAAGAAGACCGATCGGATGTTGGAGGAATTCTTCGCCACCTCTGTGATCCGCTCCGACAGGCAGCTGTCCTATGAAGAGGCAGAGCTCTGCATTAAGAACTGCTACAGGGGAGCAGCAAACACCCTTCGTTTTGATACCCTGGAGGACTGCATAGCTGTGGCCTATCACTTTTCCAGGATCCATCGGAAGTTTCGGCTGCAGGAGGACTGTTTCTATGAACGGTTGGATGAGGAGAGTTTCCCAGGCAAGAGGGGGTCGCATCAGATGATAGAGGAGTTAATGATCATGTTCAACAGTTTTGTGGCTGAGTTTCTCACTGACAAGGAGGTGACCAGAAATGTCACTCCTCTCCGGTGTCAGTGTGAGCCAAGTCTTATACAGCTGACACAGATGAAAGACAAGTACAACCACATCGTTCCTTTGTCCATCCATCTCTCGCATCACCTGGGAGAGGTGTCTCCTGGACAAGACTCCCCTACAACAGCAGAGTTCAGTCTTCTGGCCCCCATCTGGGAGCACCTGCAGTCAGCTGTTAGTGTCCGTGATTTCCACAAGATGCTGGACCTCGTTGCCACTGATGACATCCACCCAAAGCTGGCCCCCGTGGCCCTGGAGTTCAGGAGACTGCTCAGCCGCTCCTATTTCTGCCGCTCCAACTCCACTGTCCAGTCCAAAGCAGGCCATTACTCTCTGCATGTTGACTCCTACACCTGGGCTTCCTCCCCCATCCGCCGATACGTGGATGTCGTGGTCCAGCGGCACCTTCATTCCGTGCTCCACAAGAAGTCTCTCGTCTACTCTGTGGATGACGTTGACTTTCTCTGTCACGACTTCAACAGGAAGAATTTCCAGGCAACGATGTATAAGAAGAGAGCCCACTGCCTGCAGATGGCCACCCAGCTGAAGAGCCAAGTGCTGCAGAAGACTGCCTTCGTGGTAGACATCGAAGAGACAAGCAGGTTTTTTAAGGCCCTGTTTCCCCTGAACAAAGAGAGTCTTCCAGATCCACAGAAAATTAACTACAGGTCCCTTCAGCTGATAGAGCAGCCCTTGTTCATCCAGGATCAGAGCAGCATCAGACTGATGTGGAAGAGAAGGATGTACTCTGCAGAGACAAAGGAACACCACCTGCAGGAAGGACCTCTCTGCGACCAGAGTGTCGTCTTCTGCACCCAGACGTGGCAAGACGTGCTCAAAGCCATCAGGAGCGAGGACTTTGAGAGGgctgcctccctcctgcaggaGAGCAAGCACCTGTACCGGCGGCAGACAGGATGGGTGCAGAGGAGCCCGTGCTCACACTACAtggagctgtggctggagcTGAGTGCCGGCGACGCGCTGCAGTTCCAGCTCGCCACTGATGTGTTCCGGGGCTTCCTGGTGCCTTTTGTGCAGCTGTGGTGTGTGGCACCGGGTTTTGATGTctgcctgcagcacacagagaagCCAATTGACTGCTTCTCTGCCTATGCCACACTGCAGTCCAAAGACAGGTACAGGAACACAGCTGAGTACACCAAGGTGTGGATGCCAATGAATGCCATGGAGTCTGCGTCGTGTGCTGTGGCCGAGAACGACTCCATCGTCCTCCATGATATTAAAATAACGTGGGCAAGGCAAAGGACAAGCGAAGGACAGCTGCAAGGGAGCTTCACGCTGTACAAAGAGTGGTTGAAGGAGTGCTCCATTGAAGTGGACTTTATGCAATGCTACCTGTGCATTCGCTTAGGTGGGCTGAAGCTTGGGAGCCTCCAAAGTGATGAGGAAAACCTTAGCCATGGCCTCCAGAACCTGAGTTTGCTTGACAAGGGGAGACCAGAGAACAAACTTGTGGTTGATCCCGATACCTACACCTGGGTGGCTCACGGGGTCACTGAGGAGTTCAGTGATGATGATAAGTCAGACAGGAGTAGCCAGAAGACTGTAAACTTTTACATCCACTATATGTCTATGGAGAACATCCCTGTGGAGATCTCACAGGCCTCTGCCCGGTTCACGGTGGAGCTCATACCAAAGATGCTGCCAGACAT ACGGAAAGAAAAGGCACTTTGGAGGCTCCAGCATGCCTCTGACCTTGCTATAAGCATTGCCCTTGGCAACAAGCCTCCTCCCAAAG TGACAACATCCAGAATCCTGAGGCAAGGATCCTTTGATATCCCTGGCAGCAACAGGACTCTTAACCAGAGTCAGAACCAGGCTATTCTGAAAGCTCTGAGAGATTCCTTCACCCTCATCCAAGGCCCTCCAG GCACAGGGAAGACAGTCGTTGGAACTCACATTGTCTACTGGTTCCATAAGCTGAATGAGGAGAGTATTGAGAATGACAAAACACCATacttgaaagaagaaaagcacaagAAGGGAAAGTACATCTTGTACTGTGGCCCATCCAACAAATCTGTTGATGTTGTTGCTG agatgctgctgaaCATAAAGACCCTGAAACCACTGAGGGTTTATGGGGAGGCCATTGAGGTGATGGAATTCCCATACCCAGGGAGCAACCGGCAACTCTCTCGTAAATCCCTGCGTGACTCAAAGCCAAAGCGTGAGCTCAG GGAAATAATCCTGCACCACCGCATCCGGCAGCCGTCCAGCCCCTTCTGGCAGCAGATCTGTCACTTTGACTCTCGGATGAAGAACGGAGAGCtcatcacagaaaaagaaacagagca GTACAAGCACTGGCTGTCTCAAGGTCGTAGATATCAGCTGGAACGTCATAATATCATCCTGTGCACGTGCACCTCCTCAGCTTTCAACATCCTGGAGGGGCTCAATGTCAGGCAGATAATCATTGATGAGTGTGCCATGTCCACAGAGCCAGAGACCCTCATCCCCTTGGTCAGCCACTGCCGTGCTGAGAAG GTTGTTTTGGTCGGGGATCACAAACAGCTGCAGCCAGTGGTTCACAATGATGTTTGCAAGACTCTTGGCATGGAGACCTCTCTCTTTGAGCGCTACCAGGCGCAGGCGTGGATGCTGGACATACAGTACCGCATG CACCAAGGCATTTGCGAGTTCCCATCGCGGGAGTTCTACGAGACGCGGCTGAAAACGTGGCCTCACCTTAATCGCAGACCCAGCGTGCTCCACCACAGAGATAACAGCTGCTGCCCCATCATCTTCGGCCACGTGGAAGGGAGGGAGCAGTCCCTCACGATTTCCACTGAAGAAGGAAATGAGAACTCCAAAGCTAACCTTGATGAAGTGGCACAGGCG GTGAGGATAGCCAAGCAGCTGGCACTAGATGGCACCATCCGGCCGGAGAACATCGCCATCCTGAGCCCCTACAATGCCCAGGTGTCCGAGATCAACAAGAGCCTTCTGAGGGAGGGCATCCACAGGGTCACCGTCTGCACCATCATGAAGAGTCAAG GAAGTGAGTGGAAATACGTGATCCTGACAACAGTTCGCTCCTGCCCCCGGTCTGAGATCGATAAGACGCCCACAAAGAGCTGGCAGAAGAAGTACCTGGGGTTTGTTACCGACCCACACCAGGTCAATGTCGGCATCACACGAGCTCAGGAAGGACTCTGCATCATAG GGAACCGGTACCTCCTGGAGTGCAACCCTTTGTGGAAGAGGCTGCTCCAGCATTACCGCCAGCGCAACTGCTGCACTGCAGCCCAGGAGATCCGCGTCAGGAGGACTCCAGTGATTCGATGA
- the FNDC11 gene encoding fibronectin type III domain-containing protein 11: MAKVLNETETSVRNPLPREEHGNATMQWYLRNKKLVLDFLHSYLNSHLLQYHWNKFHLLKRCYFYLRIEPEHLYVRDQNGIMICTNIWRIANPCRLQKIKKLAKNQAEIQLALLSELLEQLERGRKELSHYVESCDMATFLSQWNWIVRRVLKLSMLVSKLISLEEPRKLYVKHSLVSQVFLGGDAHPQFSVHTYIKKPPVFDRRESFTSHNSAKLKWVNDNKESHLEGWQLEIRLVTNDSQTKPGYSHIEEVFSNSCIIHQLQPNRLYEFRIKRCNNQALVYSQWHDCIILKTKPIPAEDTSGSSSMSCLPTISYLH; encoded by the coding sequence ATGGCTAAGGTTTTGAATGAGACTGAAACCAGTGTGAGGAACCCCCTACCCAGAGAAGAGCACGGCAATGCCACCATGCAGTGGTAcctgagaaacaaaaaactCGTTCTGGATTTCCTTCACAGTTACCTGAATTCTCACCTCCTCCAGTACCACTGGAACAAATTTCATCTTCTGAAAAGGTGTTACTTTTACTTAAGGATTGAGCCTGAACACCTGTACGTGAGAGACCAGAATGGCATCATGATTTGCACCAACATCTGGCGAATTGCAAACCCTTGCCGACTCCAGAAGATTAAGAAGTTGGCAAAAAACCAGGCTGAAATCCAGCTGGCACTTCTAAGTGAGCTGTTGGAACAGCTGGAACGAGGTCGAAAGGAGCTGAGCCATTACGTGGAGAGCTGTGATATGGCAACTTTCCTCTCCCAGTGGAACTGGATTGTAAGGAGAGTCCTCAAGCTCTCCATGCTCGTCAGTAAACTCATTAGCTTAGAAGAGCCAAGAAAGCTCTATGTCAAGCACAGTTTGGTGTCCCAGGTATTTCTTGGAGGTGATGCACACCCTCAGTTCAGTGTTCACACTTACATAAAGAAGCCACCAGTTTTTGACCGCAGAGAGTCGTTTACGTCCCACAACTCGGCCAAGCTCAAGTGGGTTAATGACAACAAGGAGTCACACCTCGAAGGATGGCAACTGGAGATTAGGTTAGTGACAAATGACAGTCAGACAAAACCAGGATACAGTCATATTGAGGAAGTCTTCTCCAACTCATGTATAATCCATCAACTGCAGCCCAACCGACTCTACGAGTTCAGAATTAAAAGATGCAACAACCAAGCACTTGTCTACTCCCAGTGGCACGACTGCATTATATTGAAGACAAAACCCATCCCTGCTGAAGACaccagtggcagcagctccatgaGCTGCCTCCCAACAATATCTTACTTACACTAA